In Candidatus Saccharibacteria bacterium oral taxon 488, one DNA window encodes the following:
- a CDS encoding uracil-DNA glycosylase, producing the protein MDEVAQLEVLAAEIIAGDVCHDLALQATQLVMGDGRADADIVFIGEAPGKNEDLQGKPFVGAAGTFLDEMLAAAQLRRQDVYITNIVKYRPPNNRDPLPEEKRAFWPYLMRQLQIIQPKVVITLGRHSGTAFIPDLAISRDHGNPRWAQFNGLKFLVIPLYHPAAALYNGALRQTLIDDFVRAAQLAAQASA; encoded by the coding sequence ATGGATGAGGTAGCGCAACTGGAGGTTTTGGCGGCAGAGATTATCGCTGGTGATGTTTGTCATGACTTGGCGCTACAGGCAACGCAGCTGGTGATGGGCGACGGTCGAGCTGACGCGGACATTGTATTTATCGGTGAAGCGCCGGGAAAAAATGAAGACCTTCAGGGTAAACCATTCGTTGGGGCAGCTGGTACATTTCTTGACGAGATGTTAGCCGCAGCCCAGTTACGTCGTCAAGATGTCTATATCACCAATATCGTTAAATATCGGCCGCCAAACAATCGTGACCCGCTGCCGGAGGAGAAGCGCGCTTTTTGGCCGTATTTGATGCGCCAACTGCAAATTATTCAGCCAAAGGTAGTCATCACATTGGGTCGGCATAGCGGCACGGCATTCATTCCTGACTTGGCGATTTCGCGTGATCATGGTAATCCGCGCTGGGCACAATTCAACGGTTTGAAGTTCTTGGTAATTCCGCTGTATCATCCGGCAGCAGCGCTGTATAACGGGGCATTGCGGCAGACGTTAATTGACGATTTTGTGCGGGCGGCGCAATTGGCCGCCCAGGCGAGCGCCTGA
- a CDS encoding RNase J family beta-CASP ribonuclease, with amino-acid sequence MGQRRLATPKGDDQSKRPATKKSNTAVMNSTTTRKGEVFRAQRRTSENVNLRASQHVIDIPVNKSVYNGYGGEQFSAKMQPKRTRGGKSKLRIIPIGGVGEMGIGKNMNAIEYDDEIIVVDMGFLFPGSDYPGINYITPDITWLEENKHKIKAHVFTHGHLDHIGSFRHFIHRIPAPVYASKFTVGMLDKSMADADTDFQPDFRVMDPLSHEVVQVSKHFSVELVRVNHSIPDSTAVVIRTPLGVVIDSGDWRFEESPVDGQKFDLKRMTEVASKEGVLMFMNESTNCESAGTHTHTEFDIQYSIGQVMDKFSNSRVILSCFSSQVHRLQLILEEAHKHGRKVAFAGFSMIQNLEVALRSGTIKIPKNTVMKMEDIIKLPDSQVTVVCTGSQGEFNAVLSRMATGAHKYMKIKGSDVVVFSSNPIPGNEKNVVRTVDGLMREGSDVIQNGKTHLTGIGPLHLSGHGYYDDHIKLINALNPTYYMPIHGEFHMLVHNARLAEKECGIPRKNIFVCDAGDIIEIDIERQAKKAGRIQVGGVMYDDTGAIVSEVVLKDRIHMSQEGMFVVVLTVQRGTGRLLTSPDIISRGFIYLRDSEELMNMIRQYLKQKAARSFAGKYDLDVVKKEIKDEVTHILYDQTRRTPIVIPVINEVGGLKTVKSAATSSTSTAKAPARSKKVVTNSAAEPKMTLPTMPRRRFPRRQVPDTEANDTKAREVGRVRAY; translated from the coding sequence ATGGGCCAGAGACGACTTGCGACGCCGAAGGGCGATGATCAGTCAAAACGACCAGCTACAAAAAAAAGTAACACAGCGGTGATGAATAGCACTACTACTCGCAAGGGTGAGGTGTTTCGGGCGCAGCGGCGCACGAGTGAGAACGTTAATCTCAGGGCGTCGCAGCACGTGATCGATATTCCGGTCAACAAATCAGTTTACAACGGCTATGGCGGCGAACAATTTAGCGCTAAAATGCAGCCAAAACGGACTCGCGGCGGCAAATCGAAGCTGAGGATTATCCCAATCGGCGGTGTCGGCGAAATGGGTATCGGTAAAAACATGAACGCCATTGAGTATGACGATGAAATTATCGTTGTGGATATGGGCTTTTTATTTCCAGGGAGCGACTATCCAGGTATTAATTACATCACACCGGATATCACCTGGCTGGAGGAAAATAAACATAAAATCAAGGCGCATGTGTTCACCCACGGGCACCTTGATCACATCGGTTCCTTCCGGCACTTTATCCACCGGATTCCAGCACCGGTCTATGCGTCGAAATTTACCGTCGGCATGCTAGATAAGTCGATGGCTGACGCGGATACTGATTTCCAGCCGGACTTTCGGGTGATGGATCCATTGAGCCACGAAGTTGTTCAGGTGTCGAAGCACTTTTCGGTAGAATTGGTGCGGGTGAATCACTCAATTCCAGATTCAACGGCGGTGGTGATTCGGACGCCGTTGGGTGTGGTGATTGACTCTGGTGACTGGCGGTTTGAGGAAAGTCCGGTTGATGGTCAGAAGTTCGACCTCAAACGGATGACTGAAGTGGCGTCCAAAGAAGGCGTGTTGATGTTCATGAACGAATCGACCAACTGTGAATCGGCCGGTACGCACACTCACACTGAGTTTGATATTCAATACTCCATTGGTCAGGTGATGGATAAATTTAGTAATAGTCGAGTGATTTTAAGTTGTTTCTCATCACAGGTACACCGTTTGCAATTAATTTTGGAAGAAGCGCATAAGCATGGGCGTAAGGTGGCGTTTGCCGGATTTTCGATGATTCAGAACTTGGAAGTGGCGCTGCGTTCAGGCACCATTAAGATTCCGAAAAATACCGTCATGAAGATGGAGGATATCATCAAGCTACCAGACAGCCAGGTCACGGTGGTTTGTACTGGTTCGCAGGGTGAGTTTAATGCTGTGCTGAGCCGTATGGCGACTGGCGCGCATAAATACATGAAGATTAAAGGCTCTGACGTGGTGGTGTTTAGCTCTAATCCGATTCCGGGCAATGAGAAAAACGTGGTGCGAACAGTGGATGGCTTAATGCGCGAGGGTTCTGATGTGATTCAGAATGGTAAGACACACCTTACCGGGATTGGACCGCTGCACTTGTCGGGACATGGTTATTACGACGATCACATTAAGCTAATCAACGCCTTGAACCCAACGTACTATATGCCAATTCATGGCGAATTCCACATGTTGGTTCACAATGCCCGGCTGGCAGAGAAAGAGTGTGGTATTCCGAGGAAGAACATCTTTGTGTGTGACGCTGGTGATATTATTGAAATTGATATTGAGCGCCAAGCCAAGAAAGCTGGTCGAATTCAAGTTGGCGGCGTGATGTATGATGATACGGGTGCTATTGTATCCGAGGTGGTACTAAAAGACCGCATTCATATGTCTCAGGAAGGAATGTTCGTGGTGGTATTGACGGTGCAACGCGGCACAGGTCGGTTACTGACCAGCCCAGACATTATTTCCCGCGGTTTCATTTATCTGCGTGATTCCGAGGAATTGATGAACATGATTCGTCAGTATTTGAAACAGAAGGCAGCGCGCAGTTTTGCTGGTAAGTATGATCTTGATGTAGTGAAAAAAGAGATTAAGGATGAAGTTACGCATATTTTGTATGACCAGACGCGTCGGACACCGATTGTTATCCCGGTGATTAACGAAGTGGGTGGCTTGAAGACAGTAAAATCAGCCGCTACCTCGAGTACTTCTACCGCAAAAGCACCGGCGCGCAGTAAAAAGGTTGTGACTAACTCGGCGGCGGAGCCAAAAATGACTCTGCCAACTATGCCGCGCCGCCGCTTCCCGCGCCGCCAGGTGCCAGACACCGAGGCAAATGATACCAAGGCGCGAGAGGTCGGCCGAGTGCGCGCATACTAG
- a CDS encoding prephenate dehydratase: protein MRIAIQGQAGSFHEQAAKQWYGSDITIVPCMTFGDIFQAYARNKADAVVVAVENTIYGTINETYRHIESCSAPVVGEVTLTIQQTLITNPGTQLEDITTVYSHPVALSQCQRFLQERLPQAAQIEYFDTAGAVEFIKQQGSPHLAAIAGETAAQLYNMPILKHHIQDAQDNITRFLVLDPTATVTNANRATLVVTTAHQPGSLLEILRTFADQSINLTSLQSQPIIGQPWNYKFFMTVDAAGPSLHHAINKITSTGHKVTLLGEYLAAR from the coding sequence ATGCGTATCGCCATTCAAGGACAAGCTGGATCATTTCACGAACAAGCAGCAAAACAATGGTATGGATCTGACATCACCATTGTTCCGTGCATGACCTTTGGCGACATCTTTCAAGCCTATGCTCGCAATAAAGCCGACGCCGTTGTTGTGGCAGTAGAAAATACCATTTACGGCACCATCAACGAAACCTACCGTCACATCGAATCTTGTAGCGCTCCCGTCGTCGGTGAAGTGACGCTTACCATTCAACAAACCCTCATCACCAATCCAGGCACACAACTTGAGGACATTACTACTGTCTATTCACATCCTGTCGCCTTGTCACAATGTCAGCGTTTTCTCCAAGAACGCCTACCGCAAGCTGCACAAATTGAATATTTTGATACCGCTGGCGCTGTCGAATTCATCAAGCAACAGGGTTCACCACACCTGGCAGCCATCGCCGGTGAAACCGCTGCCCAACTATACAATATGCCAATTCTCAAACACCACATCCAAGATGCCCAGGACAACATCACTCGTTTCCTCGTCCTTGATCCAACCGCCACAGTGACTAACGCCAATCGAGCAACACTTGTGGTGACCACTGCCCATCAACCAGGCAGCCTCCTTGAAATACTCCGCACATTCGCCGATCAGTCCATTAACCTCACCAGCCTCCAGTCCCAACCCATCATCGGCCAACCATGGAACTACAAATTCTTCATGACCGTTGACGCTGCCGGCCCGTCATTGCATCACGCCATCAATAAAATTACCTCAACTGGTCACAAAGTAACATTACTCGGTGAATATCTGGCGGCACGTTAG
- the rpsF gene encoding 30S ribosomal protein S6 — protein sequence MNEYELTVLIHPDLEANLDAALDKVRALIKDNGGEITKEDNWGKKKLAYAIRREDFAVYVYFEVKLPSSAPLKISNVLNITDEVLRYLLVKTDEKTRQALAEQKEREAKVATEAADKEA from the coding sequence ATGAACGAATACGAACTGACCGTTCTTATTCATCCAGATTTGGAAGCAAATTTGGACGCGGCGCTGGACAAGGTTCGAGCGTTGATCAAAGACAATGGTGGTGAAATCACCAAAGAAGACAACTGGGGCAAGAAAAAACTAGCCTATGCGATTCGCCGTGAAGACTTTGCGGTGTATGTTTACTTTGAGGTGAAGTTGCCAAGCAGTGCACCGCTCAAGATATCAAATGTTCTGAATATCACCGACGAGGTACTTCGTTATTTGTTGGTTAAGACCGACGAGAAGACACGCCAGGCGCTTGCTGAGCAGAAAGAGCGCGAAGCTAAGGTCGCTACCGAGGCGGCTGATAAAGAAGCCTAA
- the ssb gene encoding single-stranded DNA-binding protein: MARSINQVILLGRLTRDPEQRTTPSGRTVVSFSIAVDRAGQDDQADFFDVTAWEKLGELVMQYLSKGRRVLVQGRLRQDSWDDKETGKRRSRIEVTATDVTFLDAPSGDSANTTASRNTNTKQAETVADIDDKPIDLSEIPF, translated from the coding sequence ATGGCACGAAGTATCAACCAAGTTATTTTACTGGGACGGTTAACGCGCGATCCAGAGCAGCGGACAACGCCATCAGGTCGGACAGTTGTTAGCTTTAGTATCGCGGTTGATCGTGCCGGACAGGATGATCAAGCTGATTTCTTCGACGTTACCGCGTGGGAAAAATTGGGCGAACTGGTGATGCAGTACCTGTCAAAGGGCCGCCGCGTGTTGGTGCAGGGTCGGTTGCGACAGGACAGCTGGGATGATAAAGAAACCGGCAAGCGCCGCTCGCGTATTGAAGTGACGGCGACCGATGTAACATTCCTTGACGCCCCGAGCGGTGATAGCGCGAATACAACCGCATCACGTAATACTAATACCAAGCAGGCTGAGACCGTAGCGGATATTGATGATAAACCGATCGATCTTAGCGAGATACCGTTCTAA
- the rpsR gene encoding 30S ribosomal protein S18, with protein MAKRLKKDTPTVFDYKDVKTLMRYVNAYGQIEPIAKTGLSVKQQRSLAVAIKRARHLALLPFVSQGQ; from the coding sequence ATGGCAAAACGATTAAAGAAAGATACCCCAACGGTTTTTGACTATAAGGATGTTAAAACATTAATGCGCTATGTTAACGCGTATGGCCAAATTGAGCCGATAGCAAAGACGGGTCTCAGTGTCAAGCAGCAGCGTAGCTTGGCAGTGGCGATCAAGCGTGCTCGGCACTTAGCATTGCTGCCGTTTGTATCGCAAGGGCAATAA
- the efp gene encoding elongation factor P, with protein MYQPTDLKKGTVCQIDGKPYRVIEYGQKVMGRGGSIVNVKLKNLLDGSVIPKTFKGQDKIEPAEVASKTVQYLYHDGDMFCFMDPENFEQFELSNDVVDEAKDYLKEGCELNLQVFDGRVINVELPKNLYLEVTYTEDVVKGDTTSSVLKDATLETGLIIKVPAFIKQGDIVSVDTATGEYRERKK; from the coding sequence ATGTATCAGCCGACAGATCTTAAAAAGGGTACGGTTTGTCAGATTGACGGTAAGCCATATCGCGTCATTGAATATGGACAGAAGGTTATGGGGCGTGGAGGTTCTATTGTGAACGTTAAATTGAAAAACTTACTGGATGGAAGTGTCATCCCGAAGACTTTTAAGGGTCAAGACAAAATTGAGCCAGCTGAAGTGGCTAGCAAGACTGTTCAATATTTATATCATGACGGAGATATGTTCTGCTTCATGGATCCAGAAAATTTTGAACAATTTGAATTGTCTAATGACGTGGTAGATGAGGCGAAAGATTATTTGAAAGAGGGTTGTGAGCTGAATCTCCAGGTGTTTGATGGGCGAGTGATTAATGTTGAATTACCAAAAAATCTCTATCTCGAAGTTACATATACTGAAGATGTCGTAAAGGGCGATACAACCTCAAGCGTACTTAAGGATGCAACGCTTGAGACGGGCCTTATTATTAAGGTACCAGCATTCATTAAACAGGGCGATATTGTCAGTGTTGACACAGCGACGGGTGAATATCGAGAGCGCAAAAAATAA
- a CDS encoding TlyA family rRNA (cytidine-2'-O)-methyltransferase, with amino-acid sequence MKQRLDKMILERGLVESRSEAENWIGLGQVMVNGRVATRPGCFVNDTADITLLTRERYVSRAGLKLASVADSFRLDFQGKTVLDIGSSTGGFTDFALRHGARRVYAVDVGTNQLHHRLRDDRRIILHEKTDIRDFELDCPPDIIVGDVSFISLRDILPHVAKRLMGSTTVLVAMVKPQFEAGRHLVQKGVVKNAAIRRKILTDFEQWAKQYFVVLDKKDSTVAGSKGNVERFYKLQLKK; translated from the coding sequence ATGAAGCAGCGATTAGATAAAATGATACTAGAACGCGGGTTGGTTGAATCGCGTTCAGAAGCAGAGAATTGGATAGGCTTAGGGCAAGTCATGGTCAATGGTAGGGTGGCGACGCGTCCCGGATGTTTCGTTAATGATACAGCAGACATTACGTTGCTGACTCGTGAGCGGTACGTTTCGCGTGCAGGCCTCAAACTAGCGAGTGTGGCGGATAGTTTTCGGTTGGACTTTCAGGGGAAAACAGTGCTGGACATAGGGTCGAGTACTGGTGGATTTACTGATTTTGCGCTGCGTCATGGCGCCCGACGCGTGTATGCTGTTGATGTGGGCACGAATCAGTTGCATCATCGACTGCGTGACGATCGGCGTATAATATTACACGAAAAGACAGACATTCGTGACTTTGAGCTTGATTGTCCACCAGACATTATCGTGGGAGACGTGTCATTTATTAGTCTGCGCGACATTCTACCACACGTTGCAAAACGGCTGATGGGCAGTACGACGGTGCTTGTAGCAATGGTAAAACCGCAGTTTGAGGCAGGGCGTCATTTGGTACAAAAGGGTGTTGTAAAAAATGCTGCTATACGACGAAAGATCCTGACCGATTTTGAGCAATGGGCAAAACAGTACTTTGTAGTTCTTGATAAAAAGGATAGCACCGTCGCTGGCAGTAAGGGTAATGTCGAGCGCTTCTATAAGCTACAACTAAAAAAATAA
- the ychF gene encoding redox-regulated ATPase YchF, with amino-acid sequence MSLSIGIVGLPNVGKSTIFNALTNNNILAANYPFATIEPNTGIVPVPDERLDVLAKLYDTQKIIPATVTFVDIAGLVAGASKGEGLGNKFLHNIRECDAIIHIVRAFENSDILRHDNTPINPQADIDIINTELILADIQTIEHRLPRLQKEAKAKPEARQVATYLETLLTSLNSGTPIASIENIKYEIINDLHLLTAKPIIYTFNVDEAGLGDHVLQEKLAKLVAPARVLFICAKLEEELRELSNNDALELLDSYGASETGLSQLIHAAYDILGLQSYLTAGQKEVRAWTIHKGWTAPQAAGVIHSDFERGFIAAQVISYHDLVAAGSEARAREAGKIRIEGKNYIMQPNDVVEFRFNV; translated from the coding sequence ATGAGTCTATCAATCGGAATCGTCGGCCTGCCAAATGTCGGTAAGTCGACCATATTTAATGCACTTACTAACAATAATATTCTAGCGGCTAATTACCCGTTTGCCACCATTGAACCGAATACTGGCATCGTACCGGTTCCCGATGAGCGGCTCGATGTACTCGCAAAACTGTATGATACGCAAAAAATTATCCCCGCGACCGTAACGTTCGTCGACATTGCTGGATTGGTAGCTGGCGCCTCAAAAGGAGAAGGGCTTGGCAATAAATTCCTGCACAATATTCGCGAATGCGACGCCATTATCCACATCGTTCGCGCCTTTGAAAACTCAGATATATTACGACACGACAATACCCCGATTAACCCTCAAGCCGACATTGACATCATCAATACCGAACTTATCCTTGCTGACATCCAAACCATAGAACATCGTCTGCCTCGTCTCCAAAAAGAAGCCAAAGCCAAGCCGGAGGCACGACAGGTCGCTACATACCTTGAAACACTCCTGACATCACTTAATTCAGGTACACCGATAGCATCCATAGAAAATATCAAATATGAGATAATTAATGATCTTCATTTACTCACCGCCAAGCCAATTATTTATACATTTAATGTTGACGAGGCGGGGCTCGGCGACCATGTCCTACAGGAAAAACTTGCCAAACTCGTCGCGCCAGCTCGAGTATTATTTATTTGTGCCAAGCTTGAAGAAGAGCTCAGAGAATTGTCAAATAATGACGCCTTGGAACTGCTCGATAGCTACGGGGCTTCCGAAACTGGATTGTCGCAGCTTATCCATGCCGCGTACGACATACTTGGTCTACAAAGCTATCTCACGGCAGGTCAGAAGGAAGTTAGAGCATGGACAATACATAAAGGCTGGACGGCGCCACAGGCTGCTGGCGTCATCCACTCAGACTTTGAGCGCGGATTCATCGCCGCACAAGTCATTAGCTACCACGACCTTGTTGCCGCAGGTTCAGAAGCTAGGGCCCGTGAAGCGGGTAAAATACGTATTGAGGGTAAAAATTACATCATGCAGCCTAATGATGTTGTCGAATTTCGGTTCAATGTCTAA